The genomic DNA GCTTTCTGCGCAGAGATGCGCGCGGAGCGCAAAATGGCTTTCGCTTCCATTGTCATCTCTCCTTACTTGCCGGACTTCTTGTCACCACCGTGACCCTTGAAGGTCCGGGTGATGGCAAATTCGCCAAGCTTGTGGCCGACCATGTTCTCGTTGATGAGAACCGGGATGTGGTTTTTGCCGTTATGCACGGCAATGGTGACGCCTACCATGTCAGGCAGGATCATCGAACGACGCGACCAGGTCTTGATCGGACGCTTGCTACCCGCAGCGGCTGCCACCTTGACAACAAGGTGGTGATCGACAAACGGGCCCTTCTTGAGTGAACGTGCCATGGTCGATTAGCCCCTACGATCGCGGACGATGAACTGCTGAGTGCGCTTGTTATGGCGCGTCTTGTAACCCTTGGTCGGAACACCCCACGGGGTGACCGGATGCGGATTACCCTGGCCGGCCTTCGCCTCACCACCGCCGTGCGGATGGTCAACCGGGTTCATGGCTGCACCACGAACGGTCGGGCGGACACCGCGCCAGCGCTTGGCGCCAGCCTTGCCCAGCTTTTCCAGGTTGTGCTCGTCGTTACCGACTTCACCGATGGTGGCGCGGCACTCGACCGGCACCTTGCGCATTTCACCCGAGCGCAGGCGCAGGGTGGCGTAGATGCCTTCACGAGCGACGAGCTGCACGGCGGCGCCGGCGGCACGAGCGATCTGTGCACCTTTGCCCGGCTTCAGTTCGATGCCGTGAATGGTGGTACCGACCGGGATGTTGCGCAGCGGCAGCGTGTTGCCTGCCTTGATCGGCGCATCCGAGCCTGCAATCACCTGGTCACCGGCCTTCAGGCCCTTCGGTGCGATGATGTAGCGACGCTCACCGTCGACGTAGCACAGCAGGGCGATATGGGCAGTGCGGTTCGGATCGTATTCGATGCGTTCCACGCGTGCCGGAATGCCTTCCTTGTTGCGCTTGAAGTCGATGACGCGGTAGTGCTGCTTGTGACCACCACCAACGTGGCGGACCGTGATGCGGCCGTGGTGGTTACGACCACCCGACTTGCTCAACGGCTCCAGCAACGGTGCGTGCGGTGCGCCCTTGTGCAGATCGGGAGTAACCACGCGCACGGCCGAACGACGGCCGGGGGAAGTGGGTTTGAATTTCATCAATGGCATGGGATGGACCTCAGGCCTTGGCCGTTACATCGATGGACTGGCCATCGGCCAGGCGCACGTACGCCTTGCGCCAATCGCCACGGCGGCCAGCGCGGTTACGGAAGGACTTGTTCTTGCCCTTGACGTTCAGCACGTTGACGGCCTCGACCTTGACGTCGAACAGCTGCTCTACCGCGGCCTTTACATCGGCCTTGGTGGCTTCGTTCGAAATCTCGAAGACATACTGGTTGGAAAGTTCCTGCAGGCGCGCGGTCTTTTCAGAGACTCGCGGAGCGCGCAGCACGCTGAAGATTTTCTCGTTGCTGCTCATGCCAGCCACTCCTCGACCTTCTTGACCGCATCAGCGGTAATGATGACCGTATCGGCACCGACCAGCGACACCGGGTCCAGACCCTGCACGTCACGCACTTCCACGTAGGGAATGTTGCGCGCCGACAGGTACAGGTGCTCGGAGGCTTCTTCAGTGACGATCAGCGGGCGCTTGCCCACTTCCAGGCCGGCCAGCTTGGCGATCAACGACTTCGTGTTGGTCGCTTCGACATCGAAGGCCTCCACGATCGTCAAACGGCCCTGACGGTTCAGCTCGGACAGGATCGCGCACATGGCGGCACGGTACTGCTTACGGTTGACCTTCTGCTCGAAGCTACGCGGCTTGGCCGCGAAGGTGACACCACCGCCGATGAAGATCGGAGCCGTCAGCGCGCCATGACGCGCACCGCCGCCCTTCTGCTTCTTCGACTTCTTCGTGGTACCAGCCACTTCAGAACGCGTTTTCTGCGCCTTGGTACCTGCGCGACCGGCGTTGCGATAAGCGACGACAACCTGG from Stenotrophomonas sp. 169 includes the following:
- the rpsS gene encoding 30S ribosomal protein S19, producing MARSLKKGPFVDHHLVVKVAAAAGSKRPIKTWSRRSMILPDMVGVTIAVHNGKNHIPVLINENMVGHKLGEFAITRTFKGHGGDKKSGK
- the rplB gene encoding 50S ribosomal protein L2, whose protein sequence is MPLMKFKPTSPGRRSAVRVVTPDLHKGAPHAPLLEPLSKSGGRNHHGRITVRHVGGGHKQHYRVIDFKRNKEGIPARVERIEYDPNRTAHIALLCYVDGERRYIIAPKGLKAGDQVIAGSDAPIKAGNTLPLRNIPVGTTIHGIELKPGKGAQIARAAGAAVQLVAREGIYATLRLRSGEMRKVPVECRATIGEVGNDEHNLEKLGKAGAKRWRGVRPTVRGAAMNPVDHPHGGGEAKAGQGNPHPVTPWGVPTKGYKTRHNKRTQQFIVRDRRG
- the rplW gene encoding 50S ribosomal protein L23 — translated: MSSNEKIFSVLRAPRVSEKTARLQELSNQYVFEISNEATKADVKAAVEQLFDVKVEAVNVLNVKGKNKSFRNRAGRRGDWRKAYVRLADGQSIDVTAKA
- the rplD gene encoding 50S ribosomal protein L4, whose protein sequence is MELVITGSNNKVSVSDAVFGRDFCGDLVHQVVVAYRNAGRAGTKAQKTRSEVAGTTKKSKKQKGGGARHGALTAPIFIGGGVTFAAKPRSFEQKVNRKQYRAAMCAILSELNRQGRLTIVEAFDVEATNTKSLIAKLAGLEVGKRPLIVTEEASEHLYLSARNIPYVEVRDVQGLDPVSLVGADTVIITADAVKKVEEWLA